In Populus alba chromosome 4, ASM523922v2, whole genome shotgun sequence, the genomic window CGTTTACAAGATCTTGAAACCTATCTCGATACAACCAGCATCATGACGGCGACGCCATGGGAACATGGAAGATATCCAAATGGGTTTTCTTCACATGTAACCACTAATTACAAAGGGTTCAGCTTGATcaagacaaatttattttttcatcacaaAAAAGGGTGTCTAAATATTCTAATCAAAGGCAGGATTGATCTGAATCAACTAAAATATTGATAATGCAGGTCAAGCAACCAGCTCTGGCCTCCCGTGAGCTAGCATTGCTCCACCACCCACAGGagtaaatttatatttactGCCGGATATTCAAGATGAATAGAGGAGCTTGGATCAATAAATAGAAGGTAAAAGAAAATCGGTAGCCATTCCTCCAACTTCAGACAGCACTGATAATGAGAGTGAAAGCTCTAGGTAACTGTGCAATAACTTTATAGCCCAGAAGCCAACTTGCTCTCATCTTCTTTActatatagagagagaaataCAAAGGAAAACTTCATGGCATCTATCCAGAGCTTTCTCTAAAAAACCCAGATTTACACATTCAAGACCCCTGAGCTTAGCTGTTCATCCATTTCCACACCCCTATTATTCACAACTTCAAAAGACCGCAATCTATCTTTACATTAAGATCCAACCAAGAATATTAGAGGAGGTATACTAGGATGATAATGAAGATCCGGTGTGATGTGTGTGACAATGTAGAGGCGACAGTTTTCTGTTGTGCGGATGAAGCTTCTCTCTGCGATGGATGCGATCACAGAGTTCACCATGCAAACAAGCTAGCAAGCAAACACTCGAGGTTCTCTTTAGTCCATCCTTCTTTCAAAGAATCCCCTCTCTGTGATATCTGTCAGGTACTACCAGCTAGATCCTTCTCCTGCTTTTCACTTGCTATGATTGTTGAGGTTATGAGATATAGTCTTCGTGGTTATTTTTCTTCAGGAGAGGAGAGCCCTTCTGTTTTGTCAAGAGGATAGGGCCATTCTATGTAGAGAATGTGACCTCCCAATTCACAAAGCTAATGAACATACTCAGAAACACAACAGGTTTCTTCTCACAGGTGTAAGgctctctgcttcttcttctctggaCACAGCATCGTCGACCTCCACTAATAACTTCGACGCAAACATTAACACTACTAGCAATAGAAACCATCAGAATTCCAACGAAATCGTCAGCTCTCCTTCAGTTGAGACAGCATCAGCAACAACGGCATATAATTTCGAAGAAAATCACGTTAGTGACAATGGCTCGATTTCAACAAGTAGCATATCTGAGTATTTGGAGACAGTACCAGGCTGGTGCATCGATGATTTTCTTGATCCTTCATTTGCTAGCAATAATGGTTGCAATTAGGTTTGGAGTGCACCCTATTTCTAAAGAGAGAGACCTGTGTTTTTTTAGGgtgttgtattttttaagacTCGTCTACACCCTTTTCCCTAACGTAACCCAATTTGATGCAGACTTGtgacctttttttaattttgccatTGATGGATCAAGATCTTGAAAGCAACAGGAGTTCTTTTTCTACAGAAGATTTAGGCTTCTCGGTCCCTCAAGTTACACCCCACTTCCCTCAACTCCATCGTTATATTCCCCAGCCTGGTTTCCCCAGTGGATTTAATCAGTCAAGAAGAAGCAAGCAAAATGAAAGTTAGTTGGGAATAGAGCGAGGATTGTCTTACAGTTCCTCAGATCAGCCCCCGATCTGTCAAGAAATCCAGGCATTTTCATTCACGTTTGTTTGATCAGTTTTTCAACTGTAAAACATCATCTCTCTTTCGTTGTCCTATGCAGTGTATTTTCAATGCTTGCCCACTTCCTTTCAgtgtttgatttttagtttttctaagaTTTTgtgatatgataataaaatctTTAGACATAAATTCAGTGAAGTTCCTTAATATTTTGTGATAGTTCGttattactttaaaataatattttttttattttttaaaatttatttttaatattaataaattaaaaacacaaaaataattttaaataagaaaataaaatattatttgaatgtgttttcaaattaatttttaacaggaTATTTAGAAGTGtagcaatgatttttttttaaatattttttatttaaaaatatattaaaaaaattatttataatatagtacatcaaaataatttaaaaataaaaaataataatt contains:
- the LOC118039706 gene encoding B-box zinc finger protein 20 → MIMKIRCDVCDNVEATVFCCADEASLCDGCDHRVHHANKLASKHSRFSLVHPSFKESPLCDICQERRALLFCQEDRAILCRECDLPIHKANEHTQKHNRFLLTGVRLSASSSLDTASSTSTNNFDANINTTSNRNHQNSNEIVSSPSVETASATTAYNFEENHVSDNGSISTSSISEYLETVPGWCIDDFLDPSFASNNGCN